The Streptomyces sp. HUAS CB01 genome has a segment encoding these proteins:
- a CDS encoding DUF503 domain-containing protein translates to MFVGTLSFDLLLGDVRSLKEKRSVVRPIVAELQRKYAVAVAEVGGQNLHRRAEIGLAAVSGDPAHLTDVLDRCERLVAARPEVELLSVRRRLHGDDD, encoded by the coding sequence ATGTTTGTGGGGACACTGTCCTTCGACCTGCTCCTCGGCGACGTTCGTTCGTTGAAGGAGAAACGCTCCGTCGTCCGCCCGATCGTGGCCGAGCTCCAACGCAAGTACGCGGTGGCCGTGGCCGAGGTGGGCGGTCAGAACCTGCACCGCAGGGCCGAGATCGGCCTCGCGGCGGTGTCCGGGGACCCGGCACACCTCACAGACGTACTGGACCGGTGCGAGCGCCTCGTCGCCGCCCGGCCCGAAGTGGAGTTGCTGTCGGTACGACGGCGGCTGCACGGGGACGATGATTGA
- the rbfA gene encoding 30S ribosome-binding factor RbfA — protein MADNARARKLADRIQVVVAETLDRRIKDPRLGFVTITDARVTGDLREATVFYTVYGDDEERAASAAALESAKGVLRSEVGRQTGVRFTPSLTFVPDALPDNARTIDDLLDKARAKDAEVRQASTGKTYAGEADPYRKPEDEDRDEDAASE, from the coding sequence GTGGCCGACAACGCGCGGGCCCGCAAGCTGGCCGATCGCATCCAGGTCGTGGTCGCGGAGACCCTGGACCGGCGAATCAAGGATCCGCGGCTGGGCTTCGTCACGATCACGGACGCCCGGGTCACCGGCGACCTGCGGGAGGCCACGGTCTTCTACACGGTGTACGGGGACGACGAGGAGCGCGCGGCGTCCGCCGCGGCGCTGGAGTCCGCCAAGGGCGTCCTCCGGTCCGAGGTCGGCCGTCAGACGGGCGTCCGTTTCACGCCGAGCCTGACGTTCGTCCCGGACGCCCTCCCGGACAACGCCCGGACCATCGACGACCTGCTCGACAAGGCGCGCGCCAAGGACGCGGAGGTCCGTCAGGCGTCGACGGGCAAGACGTACGCGGGCGAGGCCGACCCCTACCGCAAGCCGGAGGACGAGGACAGGGACGAGGACGCGGCGTCCGAATGA
- the truB gene encoding tRNA pseudouridine(55) synthase TruB, giving the protein MSQHSNTAPAATGSVTPDGLVIVDKPAGFTSHDVVAKMRGIARTRRVGHAGTLDPMATGVLVLGVQKATKLLGHLALTEKEYLGTIRLGQDTVTDDAEGEVTSSTAASGISRDAVDAGVAELTGAIMQVPSKVSAIKIDGKRSYARVRGGEEFDIPARPVTVSQFTVHDVREAVAEDGTPVTDLVVSVVCSSGTYVRALARDLGAGLGVGGHLTALRRTRVGPYKLDAARTLDQLQEELTVMPIGEAAAAAFPRWDVDAKRARLLLNGVRLDMPEYGTQGPVAVFGPEERFLALVEQQRGKAKSLAVFG; this is encoded by the coding sequence ATGAGCCAGCACAGCAACACCGCCCCGGCCGCCACCGGGAGCGTGACCCCGGACGGCCTGGTCATCGTCGACAAGCCGGCCGGCTTCACCTCGCACGACGTCGTCGCCAAGATGCGCGGCATCGCCCGGACCCGCCGCGTCGGGCACGCGGGCACGCTGGACCCGATGGCGACCGGCGTGCTCGTCCTGGGTGTCCAGAAGGCAACGAAGCTGCTCGGCCATCTGGCACTCACCGAGAAGGAGTACCTCGGCACGATCCGGCTCGGCCAGGACACCGTCACCGACGACGCGGAGGGCGAGGTCACCTCGTCCACCGCCGCCTCGGGCATCTCCCGGGACGCCGTCGACGCGGGGGTCGCGGAACTGACCGGCGCCATCATGCAGGTGCCGTCGAAGGTCAGCGCCATCAAGATCGACGGCAAGCGGTCCTACGCGCGGGTGCGCGGCGGTGAGGAGTTCGACATCCCCGCCCGTCCGGTGACCGTCTCGCAGTTCACCGTCCACGACGTCCGCGAGGCCGTCGCCGAGGACGGCACCCCGGTCACCGACCTGGTCGTCTCGGTGGTCTGCTCCTCCGGCACCTACGTCCGGGCCCTCGCGCGCGACCTCGGCGCCGGGCTCGGCGTCGGCGGACACCTGACCGCGCTGCGCCGCACCCGCGTCGGGCCGTACAAGCTCGACGCGGCCAGGACGCTCGACCAGCTGCAGGAGGAGCTGACGGTCATGCCGATCGGCGAGGCCGCTGCGGCGGCCTTCCCGCGCTGGGACGTCGACGCGAAGCGCGCCCGGCTGCTGCTCAACGGCGTACGCCTCGACATGCCGGAGTACGGCACGCAGGGCCCGGTGGCCGTCTTCGGGCCCGAGGAGCGTTTCCTGGCGCTGGTCGAACAGCAACGGGGCAAGGCGAAGAGCCTCGCGGTCTTCGGCTGA
- a CDS encoding serine protease — MGSGDLATLVRICDPAGRPRGTGFAVDDRGTVVTSHEAVDGLDRIVLHVPGGGAGVADGVTLLPEADLALVRTTGLGLTPLPVAVRDRPEDGAYVRIPAGGWREDGAYVRIPAGGWREARVLGAIPATYTAAGRTHPLDGVLELAVGTEGSDALGPGGTATGGPVVDTGTGSVVAVLAGTAPATAHTAAGLAVPLRAAASDPGGPLAAVLRRNARTVPGFGADLNLAGAQRLAAVSLGPARPVRGVGARAEPVERPHVARDFAEFEASPALVLGLTGAPGSGRTTELAALAGRRADGTEPAVSLWLRGADLAADDRGLADAVARTLVRSGRVVAGVTAHRSGPWAVPADGADAAPEHVARVAREAGRPLFVLLDGPEEMPAALAARLPDWTAETARWLSAHDVRLVVACRPAYWERIAALHPAAAVHRPALHLGPLTQEEAGEARARLGLPAGATAAADAGHPLALRLLAEVREALPGDVPGQPSREDVLTAHTDLMCLRAATRIAEAADPGPDAATVRRLAARVAGRVHEAARRCLGGEGGLDRETFGDLFPWRTGWASAVLAAGLLVPAGSGYRFAHEEVAEWLGAAHLDVDSVLHPLVHRADSAAADGGGPAPPRHPPARVVQALLLMDRRSGEHALAPRLTALVDALDRLDGFAAPGVPEGPGGFDRCAGLAGPEPGEGPGADVRRWVAGLLRETLLRLPRPRRYHGVLRTLADRITRSSLRPCGRHRSPGHGEFGPSFWQALQIGEAERMDLLRRLVPADGPPDRAVTGRSGEPRSDARADSARSHRLTGPAASGRRQGAPRDDRRQEEPGDGRPPRYLDAVAERLARSPRAVQPLLCRWFTDERPLPAAPGAAIRPTVAAAAQALLHTHRGRAVDDLCEALVSTVHPRARELLTALAEDEPSAVCRAVDRWAHDDTRPVRRLAAATHAPVVAAHVATETDRDLLRYAALALLARPADTALHGAAIAVLVRDPRTRPCYLARALDAYRDGDPGLPADVLVSAAPTHPEPVFAAFRAALRRPGEDGAGEDGAGEVLRALAGLGTPALARRAAGLVSEYVGLRPAGAAHAAAFVGLRLRHGASARAVLLPLVVDLLRDRPAQVRCALAAVLGTPGGTAGEPLRTELLDVLLEHERSEGGDPEVLDTLLRTAVRAPGRRPGEPRVRELVHRVGLLLVRTPEGANRFDRRLVELARQVPGFAAEVVTWQAGAPREWAVVIGPSTRRTLEALGSQVPMPTALRGHGSLRPA; from the coding sequence ATGGGAAGCGGGGACCTGGCGACGCTGGTGCGCATCTGTGATCCGGCGGGTCGGCCGCGCGGTACCGGCTTCGCCGTGGACGACCGGGGCACCGTCGTCACCAGCCACGAAGCCGTCGACGGACTCGACCGGATCGTGCTGCACGTGCCCGGCGGCGGAGCCGGCGTCGCCGACGGCGTCACGCTCCTGCCGGAGGCGGATCTCGCGCTCGTCCGCACCACCGGGCTCGGCCTGACACCGCTGCCGGTCGCCGTCCGGGACCGGCCCGAGGACGGCGCGTACGTGCGCATCCCGGCCGGTGGCTGGCGCGAGGACGGCGCGTACGTGCGCATCCCGGCCGGTGGCTGGCGCGAGGCACGCGTCCTCGGCGCGATCCCGGCCACCTACACCGCCGCCGGCCGCACGCACCCCCTCGACGGCGTCCTGGAACTGGCCGTGGGCACCGAGGGGAGTGACGCGCTGGGGCCCGGCGGCACCGCCACCGGCGGGCCCGTGGTCGACACCGGCACCGGCTCCGTGGTGGCGGTCCTCGCGGGTACCGCACCGGCCACGGCCCACACGGCGGCGGGACTCGCCGTACCCCTGCGCGCGGCGGCGAGCGACCCCGGCGGGCCGCTCGCGGCCGTCCTGCGGCGCAACGCCCGGACCGTGCCCGGGTTCGGGGCCGATCTCAACCTGGCCGGCGCGCAGCGGCTGGCGGCCGTCTCCCTCGGCCCCGCGCGGCCGGTCCGCGGCGTCGGCGCCCGCGCCGAACCGGTCGAACGCCCGCACGTGGCGCGGGATTTCGCGGAGTTCGAGGCGTCCCCGGCGCTCGTACTGGGCCTCACCGGCGCCCCGGGGAGCGGGCGGACCACCGAGCTCGCCGCACTCGCCGGCCGGCGTGCCGACGGCACCGAACCGGCCGTCTCGCTCTGGCTGCGCGGCGCCGACCTCGCGGCGGACGACCGCGGCCTGGCGGACGCCGTCGCCCGCACGCTCGTGCGCTCCGGCCGTGTCGTCGCCGGGGTCACGGCCCATCGCAGCGGCCCCTGGGCGGTCCCCGCGGACGGTGCCGACGCCGCGCCGGAGCACGTGGCTCGCGTCGCCCGCGAGGCCGGACGACCTCTGTTCGTCCTCCTCGACGGCCCCGAGGAGATGCCCGCCGCGCTGGCCGCCCGGCTCCCCGACTGGACGGCGGAGACGGCGCGTTGGCTGAGCGCCCATGACGTACGGCTCGTCGTCGCCTGCCGGCCCGCGTACTGGGAGCGGATCGCGGCGCTCCACCCGGCGGCCGCCGTGCACCGGCCCGCCCTGCACCTCGGGCCGCTGACCCAGGAGGAGGCCGGGGAGGCCAGGGCGCGCCTCGGCCTCCCGGCCGGTGCGACGGCGGCGGCGGACGCCGGCCATCCACTGGCCCTGAGACTGCTCGCGGAGGTGCGGGAAGCACTGCCCGGCGACGTCCCCGGGCAGCCGTCGCGTGAGGACGTCCTCACGGCGCACACGGACCTGATGTGTCTGCGGGCCGCGACGCGCATCGCCGAGGCCGCGGATCCCGGGCCCGACGCGGCGACGGTGCGCCGCCTGGCCGCCCGGGTGGCCGGCCGGGTCCACGAGGCGGCGCGGCGCTGCCTCGGTGGAGAGGGAGGACTCGACCGGGAGACCTTCGGGGACCTCTTCCCCTGGCGTACCGGATGGGCCTCCGCGGTGCTCGCCGCGGGGCTGCTGGTGCCCGCCGGCAGCGGCTACCGCTTCGCCCACGAGGAAGTCGCCGAGTGGCTGGGGGCGGCGCATCTGGACGTCGACTCGGTCCTGCATCCGCTTGTCCACCGTGCGGACTCAGCGGCGGCGGACGGAGGCGGACCCGCACCTCCCCGGCACCCGCCGGCCAGGGTCGTCCAGGCGCTGCTCCTGATGGACCGCCGCTCCGGGGAGCACGCCCTGGCACCACGGCTGACGGCGCTGGTCGACGCGCTCGACCGCCTGGACGGCTTCGCCGCTCCCGGTGTGCCCGAGGGGCCCGGGGGCTTCGACCGGTGCGCCGGCCTCGCCGGGCCCGAACCGGGCGAGGGTCCGGGCGCGGACGTCCGCCGGTGGGTCGCCGGACTGCTCCGGGAGACGCTGCTGCGTCTCCCGCGCCCCCGCCGGTACCACGGCGTGCTGCGCACCCTGGCGGACCGCATCACCCGGAGTTCCCTGCGGCCGTGCGGGCGCCACCGGTCGCCCGGGCACGGGGAGTTCGGGCCCTCCTTCTGGCAGGCGCTGCAGATCGGCGAGGCCGAGCGCATGGACCTGCTGCGCCGGCTCGTCCCGGCGGACGGGCCCCCTGATCGTGCCGTGACCGGCCGGAGCGGGGAGCCCAGGAGCGACGCCCGTGCGGACAGCGCCCGTTCGCACCGCCTCACCGGCCCCGCGGCGAGCGGCCGGCGGCAGGGGGCGCCCCGCGACGACCGGCGGCAGGAAGAGCCCGGCGACGGCCGGCCGCCCCGCTATCTGGACGCGGTCGCCGAACGCCTGGCCCGGTCGCCGCGGGCCGTCCAGCCGCTGCTGTGCCGGTGGTTCACCGACGAGAGGCCACTGCCCGCCGCACCCGGCGCCGCCATCCGGCCCACCGTCGCAGCGGCCGCCCAGGCCCTCCTCCACACCCACCGCGGACGCGCCGTCGACGACCTGTGCGAGGCGCTCGTCAGCACCGTCCACCCCCGTGCCCGGGAACTGCTGACCGCGCTCGCCGAGGACGAGCCGTCCGCCGTCTGCCGGGCCGTGGACCGCTGGGCGCACGACGACACCCGCCCGGTGCGCCGGCTCGCCGCGGCCACGCACGCCCCGGTCGTGGCGGCCCACGTCGCCACGGAGACCGACCGCGATCTGCTCAGGTACGCGGCGCTGGCGCTGCTCGCCCGGCCCGCCGACACCGCCCTGCACGGAGCCGCGATCGCCGTCCTGGTCCGCGATCCGCGCACCCGGCCGTGCTACCTGGCGCGGGCCCTGGACGCGTACCGCGACGGAGATCCGGGACTCCCCGCCGACGTCCTGGTCAGCGCGGCACCGACCCACCCCGAGCCCGTGTTCGCCGCGTTCCGCGCCGCGCTCCGCCGCCCGGGCGAGGACGGCGCGGGCGAGGACGGCGCGGGCGAGGTGCTGCGGGCGCTCGCGGGACTCGGCACGCCCGCACTGGCCCGCCGAGCGGCCGGGCTGGTGAGCGAGTACGTGGGTCTGCGGCCCGCGGGCGCCGCGCACGCCGCCGCCTTCGTCGGGCTCCGGCTGCGGCACGGCGCGTCGGCGCGGGCCGTGCTCCTGCCGCTCGTGGTGGACCTGCTGCGCGACCGGCCCGCGCAGGTGAGATGCGCCCTGGCCGCAGTGCTCGGCACCCCGGGCGGCACGGCCGGCGAGCCGCTGCGCACCGAACTGCTGGACGTCCTCCTGGAGCACGAGCGGTCCGAGGGCGGGGACCCGGAGGTCCTGGACACCCTGCTCCGGACGGCCGTGCGTGCGCCGGGGAGGCGACCCGGGGAACCCCGCGTCCGCGAGCTGGTCCACCGCGTCGGCCTCCTCCTCGTACGCACCCCGGAGGGGGCGAACCGCTTCGACCGCCGTCTGGTCGAGCTGGCCCGCCAGGTGCCCGGATTCGCCGCCGAAGTGGTGACGTGGCAGGCCGGGGCGCCGCGGGAGTGGGCCGTGGTGATCGGCCCCAGCACCCGCCGGACGCTGGAGGCGCTGGGCAGCCAGGTGCCGATGCCGACGGCGCTCCGCGGGCATGGCAGTCTTAGACCTGCGTAA